TCCAAGAGTCATTGCAAAAAGCGTTACGCGGCCTTGAAGTGGGTCGTAACGGCTTTGATTCGGTGGTTGATTTACAATCGCCCGAAGCCATGCAACGTATCCGTCATGAATTAAAAGAGCCAGGTTGTGACCGTATTTGGTACATCGCTGAAGCATTTCGCGTCGGGTTAAGTCGTGAAGATATCTTCACGTTAACTAATGTCGACCACTGGTTTCTTGCTCAAATTGAAGATTTGATTGCCCAAGAAGCCAAAGTGGCAGAGCTTGGTATGTCAGGTTTAGAGCAACATTATTTACGCCAATTAAAGCGTAAAGGTTTCTCTGATGCCCGTTTAGCTGATGTATTAGGTGTTAATGAAAGTGAAATTCGTAAACTACGCCAACGCCATGACATTCATCCAGTATATAAACGTGTAGATACGTGTGCTGCTGAATTTTCAACAGACACAGCTTACATGTATTCAACGTACGAAGAAGAGTGTGAAGCGAATCCATCTAATCGTGAAAAAATCATGATTTTGGGCGGCGGTCCAAACCGTATAGGCCAAGGTATTGAGTTTGATTACTGTTGTGTTCATGCCGCATTAGCCTTACGTGAAGACGGTTATGAAACCATCATGGTTAACTGTAACCCTGAAACGGTATCAACCGATTACGATACATCGGACCGCTTATACTTTGAACCTGTAACGCTAGAAGACGTATTAGAAATTGTACGTATCGAAAAGCCAAAAGGTGTAATCGTCCAATATGGTGGTCAAACTCCGCTTAAATTAGCGCGCGAGTTAGAAGCCGCAGGCGTACCGATTATTGGTACCAGCCCTGATGCCATTGACCGTGCTGAAGACCGTGAACGCTTCCAACAAGCGATTCAACGCCTAAACATGAAGCAGCCAGAAAATGCGACCGTCACCACTGTTGAAAATGCAGTGATTGAAGCTGAAAAAATTGGTTATCCGTTAGTGGTTCGTCCATCTTACGTGTTGGGCGGTCGTGCAATGGAAATTGTTTACGACAAGCAAGATTTACTGCGCTACTTCAATGAAGCGGTTAAAGTGTCTAACGCATCACCGGTATTACTTGATCACTTCTTAGATGACGCGATTGAGGTGGATATTGATGCAGTATGTGACGGCGAAACTGTGGTTGTTGGTGCCATTATGGAGCATATTGAACAGGCTGGAGTTCACTCAGGTGATTCAGGTTGTTCACTACCGCCTTACACCTTGAGTGCTGATATTCAGGCTAGAATGCGCGATCAAGTGTCTAAACTGGCTTTTGAGTTAGGCGTAATTGGCTTGATGAACGTACAGTTTGCGGTTAAAGATAATGAAATCTATATGATTGAAGTTAACCCGCGAGCGGCTCGTACAGTCCCATTTGTATCTAAAGCAACCGGCGTTCCGCTAGCTAAAATTGCAGCGAGAGTGATGGCAGGCCAAAGCTTAATTTCACAAAACTTTACCAAAGAAGTGATTCCACCTTATTTCTCTGTAAAAGAAGTGGTTTTACCGTTTAATAAATTTCCAGGTGTTGATCCACTGTTAGGCCCAGAAATGCGCTCAACTGGTGAAGTGATGGGCGTAGGTGATACTTTTGCAGAAGCTTATGCAAAAGCACAGCTTGGTGCAACATCTGAAGTACCAAAATCTGGCCGTGCATTATTATCTGTGCGTAACAGTGATAAAAAACGCGTTGCCGATTTAGCTTCTAAGTTGATTGAGCTGGGTTATGAAATTGATGCAACCCACGGTACCGCGATTATTTTAGGTGAAGCAGGGATTAATCCTCGCTTGGTTAACAAAGTACATGAAGGTCGTCCACACATTCTTGATCGTATTAAAAATGGTGAATATACCTACATTGTTAACACCACTGAAGGTCGTCAAGCCATTGTGGACTCTCGTCAGATCCGTCGTGGAGCATTACGCTACAAAGTGAATTACACTACGACATTAAATGCTGCCTTTGCCACATGTTTGGCGCATTCTGCAGATGATCGTATCAAGGTGACTTCTTTGCAAGAACTGCATAAACGCATAAAAAGTTAATCTTTATTGTGGACTTACAATTAAGGTCGCCTTTTGGCGATCTTTTTTATGACATTTTGATGATGGATGACTAGCAAGTCTGTAAAAGCTTAGGTAAGCTATCTAACATCATCTATAAGATGCATCCTAGATACGTACGCTAAGTCGATTACGTACTTCCAACTTAATTTTTACTGTGTTGACTTTTGTCAGCACGGGATGCTTTTGTTTTTAAAGGAGACAAAGACATTATGAGTAAGGTCCCAATGACTGTAGTTGGTGCAGATCAATTACGTAAAGAACTTGAATTGTTAAAGTTTGATCGCCGTCCAAAAATTACTGAAGCAATTGCTTCAGCGCGTGAATTAGGTGATTTAAAAGAAAATGCTGAATATCATGCAGCCCGTGAAGATCAGGGTATTTGTGAAGCGCGTATTCGTGATATTGAAGGTAAGTTATCTAATGCGCAAATTATTGACGTTACTAAATTAGAAAATACTGGCCGAGTTATTTTTGGCACCACTGTGACTATTTTAAACATTGATACCGATGCTGAAGTAACATATCGCATTGTGGGTGACGATGAGGCTGATATTAAGCAAAATTTAATTTCTGTTAATTCGCCAATTGCACGTGGATTAATTGGTAAAAGTGAAGGTGATGAAGTATCTATTACTACACCTGGCGGGTTGACTGATTATGAAATAGTCACGGTTAAATACCTTTAAGAATTGTGAGCTATCTTGGATGATTATTGTTTAATGGTCTGTTTTAATTGATATATTAAACTAGTCGATTGATAAGTATTTAGCGCCCGATGCAAATCTAATACCGATTTAAATCATCTCTAGCTTGACGTAGCACTAAATAGAATGCTGTTTAGTGCTTTTTTGTACCTACGAAAAATTAGTGCATGTTCTATTTCTGTATAAAACATGTAGTAAAATTCATTTGCACATTAAAGATGCAATAGATATCATCGCTTTAATTTACATTACGGTTACATTTTACCGTATGGGTAACAATATTTTTTTGATACATTTTATTCTTATATCGGTTTAATATTATTTTTAGATAATTGGGTTAATATGATTTTTAAAATTATTCTGAAATGTTAACCATCGTATTGCTTGATTAAATAAGGTCATTATGACGTTTCCATGGGCTCGAATATTACTCATGCTGGTAATTGTGGGGTTATGCTCAATATTCCTCATCAATAGCCGTGTGTTAGTTTTAGCATCGATGCCATTTGCTACGTCAACTGCATACTCTTGTTCATACAATGTCGATACTCAGTCAAATGATCGAATTTGTAATCAACCAATAAGCTTAGCCACTGTTGATATTATCTTGTCGTCAGTTGAATCAACAGACCGTTCGCTCGATAATTCAATGATGGGTTCAACCAATAGTCAGGCGGTTGCAAATAATGCTACAGCGTTAACTGATACGCTTATCGATGTTAACAGTACATTGTTGGGTTATGTTGGTGAAGTATCATCAACAAACTCTGTCTCCGAACAATCTAATCCAAACGATATCCATTATGTGCCTACTTATTCGGCGCGTTATATTAGCATTGCTCAACATGAGCCTGATGAATCAAAGCCTAATTATTTATTGGCTTATGAATTTATTTCTCCACCCGTCCCGAGTTTAACCATAGGTTATCAAATTAACTTTAGTCCGCAATTGGATTGGGTTTTATCAACGGCATCTGCTCCTTCAAGACTTTCCGGCTGGAAAGAGTCTAATCTACTTTTCGTGCACGCCCACACCTGCTAACGACATCCTGCATTAATGACAAACGTCATTAGCTTCGCTAGTGATTTTTACTGTGGGTAAATGAGTTGGGTTAATACCGTTCATTACTCGCTATGCATTTTTTATCGTGGCTTAACCTGCCTCGATGTAGTGAGATCTAGTGTTATGAAATCAAAAAATCATCAATTAAATCATTATTCTCAGTGGAAACACTGGCTATTAATTCTTACCTTAATCATCTTGTTTATGAGTGCATTACCGTCTTGGTATGGTGAAGATCCTGCCGTGCAACTTAGCGTAAAACCAAGCCAATCTGTGAATGTAGAACAAGTCCATCAAGTATTACAACAAGCAGGTATCAACAGTAAACGTATCGAGCAGCAACACGATAATTTACTGGTGGTATTAGATGATCCTGATTTGCAGACCCAAGCAAAAAAGATCCTAGTTAAAAAATTTGATGGTCAAGCTCAAGTGACATTAGCTTTAGCGCCTGCTGCGCCTGACTGGTTATTAAACTTAGGTGTTAAACCGATAAAATTGGGCTTGGATTTACGCGGTGGAGTGCAGTTTTTACTCGACGTAGATCTAGAGTTAGTATTTGAAAACCAGGCGATAATGATTGGTGATGCGGTAAAACAGTTTGTTCGTGATCAACATATTAGTCAGGTTGTGATTCGTTCTGGTGATGGTGCAGCATTGAGTATTGATATTGCTGACAACGAAGCTCGTGGCCAAGTAAGGCAATTCATCACACAGCAATATCCATTATGGCAAGTGACTGGTCATCAACAAACATTAAGTATTAACCTATCTGAAAATGAACAACTCAAACTGACCAATTTAACTGTGCAGCAAAACTTACAAATTATGCGCAGTCGCATTGAGGAACTTGGTATTACTGAAGCGTTAGTTCAACGCCAAGGAGATCATCGGATTCGTATAGAACTTCCTGGTGTACAAGATCCTGCTACGGCTAAAAATGTTATTGGTGCTACTGCTAGCTTGGCATTTTATCCCGTATTACCGAAGGACTCTGTCAACGCCGTGATGATTAATGATCAACATAACAAGCCGGTATATGTTTCAAGAAAACCTGTACTTGGAGGCGATCATATTATTGATGCCAGAGCGACGACGGGCGATTTTGGTATGGCGAAGGTTAACATCAGTCTCGACTCTGCTGGCGGTAAGTTAATGTCTGATTTCTCACGCGATAATATTGGTA
This region of Shewanella livingstonensis genomic DNA includes:
- the secD gene encoding protein translocase subunit SecD; protein product: MKSKNHQLNHYSQWKHWLLILTLIILFMSALPSWYGEDPAVQLSVKPSQSVNVEQVHQVLQQAGINSKRIEQQHDNLLVVLDDPDLQTQAKKILVKKFDGQAQVTLALAPAAPDWLLNLGVKPIKLGLDLRGGVQFLLDVDLELVFENQAIMIGDAVKQFVRDQHISQVVIRSGDGAALSIDIADNEARGQVRQFITQQYPLWQVTGHQQTLSINLSENEQLKLTNLTVQQNLQIMRSRIEELGITEALVQRQGDHRIRIELPGVQDPATAKNVIGATASLAFYPVLPKDSVNAVMINDQHNKPVYVSRKPVLGGDHIIDARATTGDFGMAKVNISLDSAGGKLMSDFSRDNIGKPMATAFSEYSRDDQGKAKQTTQIISVATIQSQLGNRFEITGSGSHQEAQQLALLLRAGSMTAPVTIVEERTIGPSLGAENIVNGFAALALGLAVTLLFMACWYRRLGWVANVALIANMVMLFGLLALIPGAVLTLPGIAGLVLTVGMAVDTNVLIFERIKEKLAEGRSFASAIDVGFDSAFSTIFDANFTTMITAVVLFSIGNGPIQGFALTLGLGLLTSMFTGIFASRALINLVYGRDTRRAIKV
- the greA gene encoding transcription elongation factor GreA; this translates as MSKVPMTVVGADQLRKELELLKFDRRPKITEAIASARELGDLKENAEYHAAREDQGICEARIRDIEGKLSNAQIIDVTKLENTGRVIFGTTVTILNIDTDAEVTYRIVGDDEADIKQNLISVNSPIARGLIGKSEGDEVSITTPGGLTDYEIVTVKYL
- the carB gene encoding carbamoyl-phosphate synthase large subunit — encoded protein: MPKRTDIKSILILGAGPIVIGQACEFDYSGAQACKALREEGYRVILVNSNPATIMTDPEMADATYIEPIHWEVVRNIIAKERPDAILPTMGGQTALNCALQLEAKGVLKEFNVEMIGATADAIDKAEDRSRFDKAMKSIGLDCPRAGIAHNMDEAYGVLDMVGFPCIIRPSFTMGGSGGGIAYNKEEFEEICSQGLDLSPTNELLIDESLIGWKEYEMEVVRDRNDNCIIVCTIENFDAMGVHTGDSITVAPAQTLTDKEYQLMRNASIAVLREIGVETGGSNVQFGICPDTGRMVIIEMNPRVSRSSALASKATGFPIAKIAAKLAVGYTLDELRNDITGGKTPASFEPAIDYVVTKIPRFNFEKFAGANDRLTTQMKSVGEVMAIGRTFQESLQKALRGLEVGRNGFDSVVDLQSPEAMQRIRHELKEPGCDRIWYIAEAFRVGLSREDIFTLTNVDHWFLAQIEDLIAQEAKVAELGMSGLEQHYLRQLKRKGFSDARLADVLGVNESEIRKLRQRHDIHPVYKRVDTCAAEFSTDTAYMYSTYEEECEANPSNREKIMILGGGPNRIGQGIEFDYCCVHAALALREDGYETIMVNCNPETVSTDYDTSDRLYFEPVTLEDVLEIVRIEKPKGVIVQYGGQTPLKLARELEAAGVPIIGTSPDAIDRAEDRERFQQAIQRLNMKQPENATVTTVENAVIEAEKIGYPLVVRPSYVLGGRAMEIVYDKQDLLRYFNEAVKVSNASPVLLDHFLDDAIEVDIDAVCDGETVVVGAIMEHIEQAGVHSGDSGCSLPPYTLSADIQARMRDQVSKLAFELGVIGLMNVQFAVKDNEIYMIEVNPRAARTVPFVSKATGVPLAKIAARVMAGQSLISQNFTKEVIPPYFSVKEVVLPFNKFPGVDPLLGPEMRSTGEVMGVGDTFAEAYAKAQLGATSEVPKSGRALLSVRNSDKKRVADLASKLIELGYEIDATHGTAIILGEAGINPRLVNKVHEGRPHILDRIKNGEYTYIVNTTEGRQAIVDSRQIRRGALRYKVNYTTTLNAAFATCLAHSADDRIKVTSLQELHKRIKS